CGAACGGTATCCTGTGCCATCATATACTGAGTGCTGAACATGATCAGCATGAAGCTCAGAAGTATTCTACCAAACATAGCTTTTTGTTTTCGTTTTGTGGGTAGGACGAACCGTTACCGGATTTTGTTACAGCTTAGCGGTTTTTATTCACCGGAAGGGAGAAAGAAAGCAAACGGCTGTGAAAAGAGATAGCCTTTATTTCTCCGTCATTGTCCCGTTTTCCGACCAGCCGATCGCCCGATGCCCTGGCTATCAACTGGAGTCCGCCCAGCGCAATGTTATCGGGTGAAAGCAGTTCCCGGTCGTCACTATGCAACGATCTTGCGAGCCTTCTGTCGAGCAGGTCTTCCACCGGAACTTCATCCGCCAGTGCTTTTTCAGTGTCCTGATAATCGAGCACCATTACCACTTTTTCGGGCTGCACATCAAACCGGATGACTTTTGCTTTCATCGGTTCCGGAATGTTCATGGCTATCCGAACGGGTTCGGGATGCTCTTTTTTTTGAGGTATCGGTTTCGCTTTCGCAGGAAGGATTTCTGCCACCTGCACCGGTTTTTCCCTGACGATCTTTTCTTCGGGTGAACGACCCGGTTTATCAGAAGCTTTCACTTTTTCCTTATCAGGGACCGATTCCACGGGAGTATCCGGAACCGAGGTTTCCGCGACTTGCGGAGTCATTTGCTGCTGAACAGGTGCGTCTTTTTCGGGATAGAAAAGAAAAATGCCCAGTACCAACACGGCAGCGGCAGCAACACTCCACCAGATGGGCAGTACGCGGGTTTTTCTTTTCAGCTTTGCCTTACCGGGAAAAACAATTGCGGAATCCGGTTGCAGTTTCAGCCGGCCAAACTCGTTGACCGTTTCTTCTGCTTCGGGGTGACTTTTCAGCCAGGTTTGAAAGGCTGCTGATTCTTCTTTGGAGAGGTCACCTTCAGAAAGCGCGATAGCCTCATTTTTCAGTCCTTCCGGTGTATCGAACAGCGATTTATGCAACGATTCCTTTCCTTTCATGGAAAGCTCTTCCGGCTGCAACCTCAACGAAGAAATTCCATCTTCATCCGGGGCCAAACGGGGATTTTCCGCAAAGAAAGCTTCCAGCTCCTTCCGCGTTTCCGGATCCAAATTCCCTTCCAGGTAATCCAGAACAAATTCCTCGTAATTTTCAGTCGTTATCTTCATTACACCACCACATCAATGCTACCGATGTACTTCTTCAGAAAAACACGGGCCCGGTAAATATACACCTTTACCTGTGCTTCGGTTAAACCGGAAATGTCGGCAATTTCCCGGTAGGAATAGCCTTCATAATCACGTAGCAAAACCACGCTTCGTTGTTTTTCCGGCAAACGGGATATTGCTTCGTGAAGCACTTCCTGCAGATCGGAAAAACCGTTTTGTTCATGGCGGATCACATGTTCCGACGGATCACCAATTACCTCGCGGTTGCTTTTCCGTATCCGGTCAATCATGGTATGATAAGCCGTGGTAAAAAGGTAGGTTTTCACCTTCGTTCCGTCGATATTTTCACGATGCCGCCACATCTTTTCGTAACTGTCCTGTACAACGTCCCTCGCGCCGTCTTCGTCGTGCATACTTTTCACGACAAAGCGGTACACTCTGTCAGCCCATTCATCTACTGCGCTGTTGTATTCATCAAGGGTCATCCGGTCAGGCTACAATTACTTTTTCGGGGTAAGACGATTGTTTCCTGTTAAAGTTACAGCTATGGTCTGTTTTTTTCAATTTCCTTATTCGGAGAAAACAAAAAAGGTTGCCCTGACTAGAGCAACCTTTCTGTATCTGTCTGTTATTGCCATTCCTTAATCCGGCATTTTATTCGATTCAATTACGCTAATAGCCTTTTGCAAGGTGGTATCAATCTCTTTGATGATGGGATAGAAACCTTCTTCACCCAAAATATTCCGGGCGATATAAGCGTTGAGTTGTGTTCTAATTATTTTTCCTGAAATTTTCAGGCCTTTGTTGTCGCGCGGGACACCGTTTTTCGCGGCAAACCGAATGAATTTTGCAAATACATCCTGTTTATTCAGGTATTCCTCCATCGCTTTCGCATCTTTCATTTTCGAAAGCAGCTCACGGTGTGCATCGGCATAATCGAAGGCATAGCGGTAAACCAGGCCTTTCGATGTAATCTTTCCATAATAGTCGGAGAAACCGGTTGTATCAGCCGGAACAAATACATCAGGCATGATTCCGCCGCCGCCATAAACGACCCGCCCTGTACGGGTATGGTACTTCAATGAATCATTGAAGTGAATACTGTCTCTTTGCTCAAACTCACCATGCTTATAGCGGCGTGCAATATCCTGGTAGTAGGCTTTGTTACCTTCGTCATACGGTTTCTGGATACATCTGCCGGAAGGCGTGTAATAGCGGGCTACCGTTAATCGCATAGCGGAACCATCGCTGAACGGAATCTGTTCCTGCACCAGTCCTTTTCCGAAGGAACGGCGACCAACAATTAATCCGCGATCATTGTCCTGAATAGCTCCGGAGAAAATCTCGCTGGCTGAGGCCGAAAACTCGTCAATCAGCACCACCACTTTTTTGCCCAGCATACTTCCTTTGCCGTCAGCGCGGAACATCTTTTTCGGTTGGTGCAATCCTTTGGTGTAGACAATCAGCTCTCCCTTATCGAGGAACTCACTCACCATCTTGATGACCGCTGCCAAATAACCACCCGGGTTACCACGCAGGTCGATGATGACATTCTGAACGCTGTCCTGATTTAATTTATCAAGCGCCTTCATGAATTCAGCGTACGTATTTTCGGCAAACCGGCCGACCTTCACATAACCGGTCTTTTTATCGATCATGTACGAAACGTCGACGCTATAAAGCGGAATATCGCCCCGTGTAATATCGAAGTCGATCAAATTAGGAATACCCCGGCGAGCAATGGAAACCTTAACGTGTGTTCCTTTTTTACCGCGCAGTTTCTGAATAACCTTATCGTTGGTAATTCCCACTCCCGCAATGGTGGTATCGTTCACCATCACAATGCGGTCGCCGGCCTGAATACCCAGCTTCTGGGAAGGTCCGCCTGAGATTACGTCAACCACAGTAACGGTATCGTTCTGAATGGAAAACTGAACACCGATTCCACCGAAATTACCCGACATTTCCTCGTTCACTTCCTTCATGTCCTTCTTGGGAATGTAAGTCGTATGCGGATCGAGTTGTTTGAGTATATCGGGGATGGCGTTGTTCACCAGTTGTTTTTCGTTCACAGAGTCGACGTAATAGTCGTTGACCAGATTCAAGATGAGATCGATCTTACTATTGCCAGGCGACTTAACGTGGTTGAAAGCCGTTTGCTGCCGACGTTGCAGGACGATCCCGATAAATATTCCAACAATGATGGCAAATGCCAGTAATACCGGGGTCCATGTAATTAACCTTCTGTTCTTCTTATCCATTTTGTTCTATCTGTCTGTTTGATTCCAAATCTATCTGTACAATTTCTATCGAAGCCCTTTTCAACAATTCAATGCCATCGTTCAGCCGGTACGAGTCGGAGAAAACCACCCGGCTGATGCCAGCCTGAATAATCAGTTTCGAGCACTCGAGACAAGGTGACGAGGTGACGTACAACGTGGCATGTTCACTGCTGTTGTTCGACTTAGCCACTTTGGTAATGGCATTGGCCTCGGCATGTAACACGTACGGTTTGGTTTTGTTCTCCTCGTCTTCGCAGCTATTTTCAAAGCCTGATGGGGTACCGTTGTAACCATCCGAAATGATCATCTTGTCTTTCACCAGCAAAGCTCCCACCTGCCGGCGCTTACAATACGAATTTTCGGCCCAGATTCGAGCCATACGCAGATAGCGATAATCCAGTAACGCTTGTTTGCGATTATTCGTTTTATCCATTCAATGCATCAATTTACTTAATAACTGCACTAAGGTTAGGTCGTAGAAAAAGCACATGAAAAAAAACCGCCTTGAACGAGGCGGTGTACATGGTATCAGTCGTTCAGAGGAAATTCTTTACTTTATCCAAAATGTCTTTCGACTTAATGGGCTTGGCCCAGAAGTCGTCACACCCACTCTCTTTCGCCATCTCAACATCTTCGGGCATCACAAATGCGGTTTGGGCAATAACCGGCAGGTCGGGCCGGATTTCTTTAATTTTCCGGGTCGCGTCAAACCCATTCATGATAGGCATCTGCAAATCCATCAATACCAGATTTACTGCCGGATTGTTTTTAACCGTTTCAACCGCTTCCTGTCCATTCTTAACCCAAATCATTTCCGCATCAATCTTACGCAATACGGCTTTCAGATACAGATAGTTAGATTCAGCATCTTCAACAACAAGAATAACGGATTTCTTCTCTGGGTTTTCCACGTATGTTCAGCTTTTGGGTCCTGTGAATTTCAAATATATACAAAAATATTTTAGTTAAGCAGCGTAACCTGAAAAATGCACTGAAAGTAAATCAATCCGTTTGTTGACAAATGACTAACAATTCATCGATTATCCTGACATTTAATTGAACCAATAGGTCATCTTGAAAACCAGCGCCCTGTTCCTCGCCTCCATGTTGCCCGGGAAATAATTATCGGTGTACACCAGGTAGATATCCGATACCGGTTGATAACGCCACTGCAGTCGGGCATTCACATTAATGTTGTCAATCTGTTCGTTGTACTGTACGTAAGTGGTGAAGAAAATTTTGTCGGTAAAGGTTACGTCCAGTTTGGGGCCTACCAGCCAGTAATCGACGTTGCCCCAGGGCTGCGGCAACATCAGGTTGTTGTAACTGAACACCATAGAAATGTACCCAAAAGGCTGAAAACGGTAATTCAACAAACCTTCAGCGTGCCAACGGTTCCCGTTGTAAAAGCCTCCGTAACCGGAAGAAAGCTCGTACTTGAACGTCTTGCGGTTGTCCGACTGATAAATCAACGTAGCGTCGAACCAGTTGTAATCGGTTCCTGCCGACAGAAAATGATCTCCCTGGTTGGTGGGGTCAAACTCATTCCTCAGTTTAATATACCAGAAGTTGGTTTCCAATTCCAGGTGACTTCGGTTGTGAAACTGAAAAAAATAATCGAAGCTCACTTCCCGATCGGTCAGGTCCATATCGCCCGGACGGAAATAGGTATCCAGTTCCGTAAAGAATCCGTGATATTCAACTCCATTATTTTCAGGATAAAAACGGACGGTCGCTCTCGGATTCAGCCGTAAGTAGTCGACTCTGGGAACATAACCGGTCTCTGCATTGAAATTTTTCCCTACGTAATATTCAATCATCGACAACTCATATTGCTTCCGCGAATAACTGAGTTGCGCTCCCTGGCTAAACTGCTTCCCGGAATTCAGGCCCGGGGTAAACGAACGTAACCCAAAGAATTCCCCCGTCCAGTAATTATCCGAACTCGCAAGGTTGTACTCCAAACCAGCTACCCGGTTATATTCGTTTCCGGTAAAACCGGAAGGAACATTCATGTTTTGCTTATTCACAAAGATGGCCCCGATGTTCGAGCGGGAAAAAACTTTCTTTTGAACCGACGCCACAAAAAAGTTCCGGGCCAATAAATCACCGTGTTTTTCCGTCTGCATATCCATCACCCCGATTCGCCAGTCGTTGCCGATTTTTCCGCTTAACCGGGCTCCAGCCAGAACCGGCGCGTCGAGTCCGATGCGACGCGAGAAAAACGGACGAATCTGGTCGGAACCGTAATTGGCAAACAGGTCACTGTTCTCAAGAAAAAACTGCCGCTTTTCGGGGTAATACAGCTCGAACCTATCGAGAATCGTCACCTGGTCGTCCACTTCCGCCTGCGAAAAATCAGGATTGTAAGTCAAATCCAGATTCAGCGATGACGAAAGCCCGAGCTTGGCATCCATCCCGAAGTCCTTCCGGTAACGGGTATAGGTTCCCGCTTCAAAGTCGCGCGAAGCGCTCCCGAAAATGTACGGAATCAGCGAAAATTGCAGCCCGGATTTGGGTGGAGGTGTTTCCCATTTCAATACTCCGGCATAAGCCAATGAAGCCGTCGGAAATTGACGCGGTACCGGCGCCCATGCCGATTTTTCGTTCATCTTCAAATCCAAACGGGAGAACTGCACATTCCAATGATCCACACCACTTTGGTAGCGGATGGATTTAAACGGAATCCGCATCTCGGTCACCCAACGGTCTTTGTAATTTTTGGTCTTCGACTGCCACTTGCAATCCCAAATCAGATTCACATTGTGACCGTCACTCATTGTGCCGTCCCACTTGGCGCCGGCCGCATTGGCTCCAAAGGAATAGCCCGTGGTCTGGTCGTTGTAGGTATCGAGAAATAACAGGAAATTATCGTTGTTACCAAAGACAAAATCGCGCCGCAATGACTCTACCGGTCGTTTACCAGGAATGGTATCATAAAAAACAATGGCCAGGTAAAAAGCTTTGTCCCCGTAAGTCATCATCACTTCCGATTTCGCAGCGGAATAGCCGGTATCGTAGGGTAGCACCATGTAAAAATCGGTTGCTTTCTGTGCCCGCTTCCAGTCTTCCTCATTCAGCACGCCATCGAGTTTGATGGGCCCTGTCCGCTTTTTCACATGCAGAACATAGTCACTGTTAATGGTATTGATGGTGAAAGTGGAATCTTTCCGTGAAAACGAAAAAGTCGGATTGGTCGGGGTTATATTTCCGGAAGCATATAAAATTCCCGGTACGAAAACCAGCCAACCAGCCAGCATCGACAAAGCTTTGGTAAGTTTCATAGTTAGTTAGTATGCAGTAATTTGGACACCGTAAGATAAAAAAATCAATCTTACAGTCAAAACAACAATATCACAACCATTTTTCTCAGGAATTGGATGAACCAAAAGGATGGATACACTCCGAAAAGAAATTATTTAGTATCTTGAATATGAACTAACTTGAACCTCAGTGGAAAATACATTTATTAGTTGCCTGATGCATGTGGTATTTGGAACGATGGGACAGCGAAGTTACCTGTTGCCCGACATACGTTCTCAATTGGTTTCATACCTTTCGGCCATTGCCAAATCGAGGGGAACTCGCTTGATTACATTGGGCGGAACCGAAAATCATGTACACCTGTTACTAGCCATTCCTGCAAGACTTTCCATTGAGTCAGCTGTACTCCCACTTAAAGAGGCATCACAAACCTGGCTGCGACAACACTTCGACAACTGCAAAGGGTTTACCTGGCAAAAGGGATTCGCTGCTTATTCCATCAGTCGTTCACAATTGGAAAGCACCATGCGCTTCATTCAGAATCACCAGCAACATCATCTGCACAAATCCTTCCGCGAAGAGTACATCGAATTTCTTCGCTATCACCATATTCCCTTCCGGGAAGAAAAATTGTTTGGAAACTAAATCGAAATTAAGGGTATTAATTTGTCACAACAAAAAATCATAATGGGTGGAGAAAGGGCATCAATTTTGGAGAATTCAACGTTACTATTGTAAAATTTTTATCGTATTTTTAATCTGAAGCCAGAGAATAAGCCTTGATTTGCTAAAATTATTTTCTATTTTTGCCCGATATAACGTCCTTCGGTTCAGAACTTTTTACAATTCAAGTTGTTGTTTTCACTACTACTTTATTAGTATCAAAATGAAAACTTATTCCAAAACTGAAATCGCAAAAATTGGTAACGCTATTGTTTTCTTTGCTGAAAGAATTAGTGATTTATCAAAGACAAAGTTGCTCAAACTCATGTATCTAACCGAAGAAACATTTGTTCGCGACTATAATATACCTATGTTCGGTTTGGAATTCGACGTTTGGCAAGCTGGTCCGGTATCAAGAGACATTTATATTGATCTGTCAGACGAACAACCATCTTTATTTTCCGAATTCATCTCAACAGAAAATAGAGATGAAGCAACCTATATCAAGCCCAAAACAAGTTTTTCTGATGATGAATTTAGTGACAATGAAATTCAGATTCTCGATACTATTTGTCAGAAGTTTGGCAATATGACAGCAAAAACTCTTGTTGAATATACTCACAGGAAAAATTCCTTGTGGCACATAATTGCAAAGGAAAAAGACTTATTAGAATCGTTTAAGTCTGGTCAAACCAATTCATCAGATGAAAAAATTGATTTTACTCGCATCTTAGATGAATCTGGTGCTGAAACATATAAAGAACAGATATATTTTAAACAATTAGTGGGAGCAATCAATCGTTGAAATTCTTACATGTATACTCCCGGGAATATTCTCTATTTTAAGCCATTTGTCTTTCCAAATGGACATGCTCCTAAAAACAAATACTTCATTGTACTTCAGACTATCGGGGACAACATCTTAATTGCATCTCTTCCTACCAGCCAAGATCATATTCCGAGGATGGTTTCTAAAAAACATGGATGTATTGATGAGCCTCATTATCAGGTAAATTGTTACTGTTTCCAGCCAAGGCAAATTATTACAAAGAACGATTTCGCTTTCCCAGTCGAAACCTTTGTTTATGGATACCAGGTAGATCAATTTGATAAGACTAATTTTGATAGTATGTATGTTGTTGATGGTGTCGATTATGAAATAGTTGGGGAGTTGTTGGACCATGAATATGAATCACTGATCAATTGTATTAAGAATTCAAGAGCTGTCTCAAGAAAAATTCGGAGATGGCTGGGGGCTGAAATATAACCAATTCATATACTCATTAAGAAATCGGATTTTTACCACTTCTCTCTCTAATAACTATTTTGACACCCAAAGAGCAAGAGATGGCTGGGAGGATTAAAGGCAAAACGTAAGATACAAAAAAGCCTTCTCCCTTTTCGGAAGAAGGCTTCAGTACCCGGAGTGGGAATCGAACCCACACTCTGTTGCCAGAACTGGATTTTGAATCCAGCGCGTCTACCAATTCCGCCATCCGGGCGGGTAGACAACCGGTTTTTTCCGGCGCGGCACAAATATAGATCAAAAATTCACTTTCGAAAAATATTTTTCACGGAAAAAACTTAGATTTCCTTTACTTGGCGGGCATCAATGGCTGCCGTCACTTTTCCGTAAATCACCAGCGAGATAGCCGAGACAATCGCAATGCCCACAAAAACAAACCAGATGTAGTGCGCATGATCGTATGCGTGAAGCTTTTCGGCATCTGTTAAAGTCAGCGGATCGGGACAATATTTTCCAAGCAGGTAGCCTGACAAGCCAAAGCCAACCAGCGATGAAATGAACGAATGAAGGTGACTGAATCCAAGATAAAGTCCCTCCTCACCTCTTGGCGCCTGCAACGAAAAGTATTCGAGGAAACGGGGTGAAATGAACGATTCGGCGACTCCCTGAAAAACAATTCCCACCACCATCATGAAGGCTACCGGGTGCATGCCCAGAATCGGTTCTTGCGCAATCATGTTGCCGGAAGCCATCGCTAATGCGGAAAACGGCATGATGAACATGCCCACCGTCATGGAAGTAACCGCCTTCTTTTTGCGCATCAGCTGTGTAACCAAACCGACCGTCAACACCACAACCAATGGATTAACGTTGGCGTACCACGACGGGGAAGCTCCTTCGCCGGCCATACGCAACACGTATTTCGGCATGGTAGCATACAACTGGTGCTGCACCATCCAAAATCCGGTGATGATCAGAATCAAAACAATCAGCCGCACGTTGGAAACCACGCGGATAAGTGCCTGCCAGATTTCTTTCAACGATTTTCCCTGCCCTTCGTGATGCGAAGATTTGAACAGGAAGAAAACAACGATAAATCCGAGCAAGGTTGCTCCGGCCGAGAAGTAATTCAGGGTAATCAGACCTTCGTTTCCCAACGCTTCCCGTAAAGGTTTCACGATGGTTTTTCCCGAAAAGGCGCCAATATTCACCATAGCATAAAATATCGAGAAGCCGCGGGCTCGGTTCTGTTCGGTAGTTTCTTTGGAAACAGTTCCGGAAATCACCGATTTGATGAAGGAACCTCCAATGATGATGAGTGCCATCACTGGCAGAATGCCCCACTTGGCTGCACTTTCGCGTAAACCATTGAACTCGGTCAGGTGTCCGTAATGCACCAGTCCGGCCGACTGAAGCGTAGTTGGCAAAACCGCTAATCCCAAATAACCGATGGAAAGCAAACCGAAAGCCAGTAACAAACCGCTGCGAAATCCAATTTTATCGGCAATTGCCCCACTGAAAGTGGGCAAAAAGTAGAGTAAGGCAGAAAAGGTTCCCGAAATGAATCCGGCCTGCACATCTGAAAAGCCTAATATTCTTGAAAGGTAAAGAGTAATAACAATGAAAACTCCGTAGTAGGCCGCCCGCTCGAGCAGTTCAACGGTATTGGCCACCCAAAATGCGCGCGAAAAACGCCAGGTACTTTCTCTCTCCGTCATATCAAATGTCAAATTAGTAGTTCGGTATATTTCTCGAAAAGCTTCAAAGATAAAAATTTGCAGGAAAGTTCCTGTACCTCTAACTCGTCATAACCTGGACACCATCTCCTTTCCAATAATTTCATCATTGCTCATTGATTGTACCTCTTTTTCATTAAATTAAAGCATCAATTAAAAATTATGCCTCTTAACATAAGGGTCTTTTGATGATGAACTGTCATTATACTATTATATTGATGGGGCGATGCAAAAATCTCAAATGATACAAGACGAGGACAACAGAAGACTTCTGGCTATCCGCGAAGGCGATAAACAAGCTTTTGAAGCGCTCTTTCATGAGTGTTATCGCCCAATGGTAGCTTATGCTTTCCGGTTTCTGGGCGAAATGGAGCCGTCGGAAAGTGTCGTACAGGATGTCTTTCTCAAATTCTGGCAAAAGCGAAAGGAACTGATGATTACCTCTTCCCTTCGCAGTTATTTGTTTCGGGCTGTCCGAAATCTCAGCCTCAACTATCTCGAGCACCGGAAAATTATGTCGGGCTATGCCAGCATGGTCATCGAACGGGAATCAGACCGCCACGACTACAGCGATTTTTATGTGGAGGTAGGTTTGAGAGAGAAAATCGATGCGGCTGTTTCGGCTTTGCCGGAAAAACGACAGGAAATTTTTCGACTGGCACGTGAAGAAGGTTTGAAGTACCGGGAAATTGCCGAGCAATTAAATATTTCGGTGAAAACCGTCGAGACACAAATGACACTGGCCTTAAAACAATTACGAACGCTGTTGAAAGATTACCGTCACCTCGTGCTCTTCTTCCTGGGAACAGGGATCAATAAAACAAAAGAAAAATTACCATATCGTTCCATTTCCGTTAAGGGTAAAAAGCTGATTAACTGTCTTCCATACAGATTATGAAAAGCCAGAAGAACATATCGAAACTGACGCCGGAAGAATGGGCTGCTTTCCTGAACGGCGAAAGAGATGCGGAGACGTTTTCGGGAGAGGAAACCTCTGAGATGAGAGAGATGAGAGAAGCCTGGGAGCTAAGTGGTACGGTTTTCAGCCATTCGGCTGCTGACCCGGAAAAGGCCTGGGATCAATTAAATAAACAACTGAATAAAAGTACTCAACCGGCAGGACAACCAACACGTCGCCTATTCCGACGTGTGATGCAATATGCGGCTACCATACTGGTACTTGTCGCACTTGGCGTTACCGGTTATTGGCTTACCCGGCCTGAGCAGCCCGTCACATCGCAATGGGTTGTTCAGCAAACTGTGTTGCAACCGGCATCCATCAAAGAAGTGACCTTGCCCGATGGAACTGTTGTGAGCCTGAATGCCAATTCCCGCATTGAGTATCCGGAAAGTTTTACCGGTAAAAAAAGAACCGTAAAACTGGTTGGTGAAGCCTTTTTCGATGTTCACCACGATGCACTGCACCCGTTTATCATCGAAACCGAAGGAGCGCAAATTGAAGTGCTGGGAACTTCGTTCAATGTGTCGGCTTATCCCGGCAAGGAGAAAGTGGAAGTGAATGTGCGTACCGGTACCGTTCGGTTGGTTTCGACCCGCAAAAAAGGCAAGCAAGCCGAAGAGATCCTTCCGGCTGGCCAGCGCGGATGGGTGAATTTAAGCGATGGCTCTACCTCCAGTCAACTGGGTGTGGCTCCCAATTACCTTTCGTGGGTGAACAAAGACATCCGGTTTAAGAATACTCCCCTTTCGGAAGTATTCAGCGTACTCGAAAATACGTACCACGTTAAAGTGGAAGGTGCCAATGCGCACATCGATACGCTGCGATATACCGCTGAATTTGAAAAACAGAATCTCGATTTTATCGTCGATGTGATTGGCCGGACCCTGAATCTGAAAGTATCGAAAACAAACGATGGTATCGTGTTTGCCATGAAAAAATAACCACAGGAAAGGAGGCCGTTACATGAAACGGCAAAAAGGAAAACGTGTCATTGTTGCTTTCAGCCTG
This Prolixibacter sp. NT017 DNA region includes the following protein-coding sequences:
- a CDS encoding RNA polymerase sigma factor, coding for MTLDEYNSAVDEWADRVYRFVVKSMHDEDGARDVVQDSYEKMWRHRENIDGTKVKTYLFTTAYHTMIDRIRKSNREVIGDPSEHVIRHEQNGFSDLQEVLHEAISRLPEKQRSVVLLRDYEGYSYREIADISGLTEAQVKVYIYRARVFLKKYIGSIDVVV
- a CDS encoding S41 family peptidase: MDKKNRRLITWTPVLLAFAIIVGIFIGIVLQRRQQTAFNHVKSPGNSKIDLILNLVNDYYVDSVNEKQLVNNAIPDILKQLDPHTTYIPKKDMKEVNEEMSGNFGGIGVQFSIQNDTVTVVDVISGGPSQKLGIQAGDRIVMVNDTTIAGVGITNDKVIQKLRGKKGTHVKVSIARRGIPNLIDFDITRGDIPLYSVDVSYMIDKKTGYVKVGRFAENTYAEFMKALDKLNQDSVQNVIIDLRGNPGGYLAAVIKMVSEFLDKGELIVYTKGLHQPKKMFRADGKGSMLGKKVVVLIDEFSASASEIFSGAIQDNDRGLIVGRRSFGKGLVQEQIPFSDGSAMRLTVARYYTPSGRCIQKPYDEGNKAYYQDIARRYKHGEFEQRDSIHFNDSLKYHTRTGRVVYGGGGIMPDVFVPADTTGFSDYYGKITSKGLVYRYAFDYADAHRELLSKMKDAKAMEEYLNKQDVFAKFIRFAAKNGVPRDNKGLKISGKIIRTQLNAYIARNILGEEGFYPIIKEIDTTLQKAISVIESNKMPD
- a CDS encoding dCMP deaminase family protein, whose translation is MDKTNNRKQALLDYRYLRMARIWAENSYCKRRQVGALLVKDKMIISDGYNGTPSGFENSCEDEENKTKPYVLHAEANAITKVAKSNNSSEHATLYVTSSPCLECSKLIIQAGISRVVFSDSYRLNDGIELLKRASIEIVQIDLESNRQIEQNG
- a CDS encoding response regulator encodes the protein MENPEKKSVILVVEDAESNYLYLKAVLRKIDAEMIWVKNGQEAVETVKNNPAVNLVLMDLQMPIMNGFDATRKIKEIRPDLPVIAQTAFVMPEDVEMAKESGCDDFWAKPIKSKDILDKVKNFL
- a CDS encoding carbohydrate binding family 9 domain-containing protein yields the protein MKLTKALSMLAGWLVFVPGILYASGNITPTNPTFSFSRKDSTFTINTINSDYVLHVKKRTGPIKLDGVLNEEDWKRAQKATDFYMVLPYDTGYSAAKSEVMMTYGDKAFYLAIVFYDTIPGKRPVESLRRDFVFGNNDNFLLFLDTYNDQTTGYSFGANAAGAKWDGTMSDGHNVNLIWDCKWQSKTKNYKDRWVTEMRIPFKSIRYQSGVDHWNVQFSRLDLKMNEKSAWAPVPRQFPTASLAYAGVLKWETPPPKSGLQFSLIPYIFGSASRDFEAGTYTRYRKDFGMDAKLGLSSSLNLDLTYNPDFSQAEVDDQVTILDRFELYYPEKRQFFLENSDLFANYGSDQIRPFFSRRIGLDAPVLAGARLSGKIGNDWRIGVMDMQTEKHGDLLARNFFVASVQKKVFSRSNIGAIFVNKQNMNVPSGFTGNEYNRVAGLEYNLASSDNYWTGEFFGLRSFTPGLNSGKQFSQGAQLSYSRKQYELSMIEYYVGKNFNAETGYVPRVDYLRLNPRATVRFYPENNGVEYHGFFTELDTYFRPGDMDLTDREVSFDYFFQFHNRSHLELETNFWYIKLRNEFDPTNQGDHFLSAGTDYNWFDATLIYQSDNRKTFKYELSSGYGGFYNGNRWHAEGLLNYRFQPFGYISMVFSYNNLMLPQPWGNVDYWLVGPKLDVTFTDKIFFTTYVQYNEQIDNINVNARLQWRYQPVSDIYLVYTDNYFPGNMEARNRALVFKMTYWFN
- a CDS encoding transposase → MENTFISCLMHVVFGTMGQRSYLLPDIRSQLVSYLSAIAKSRGTRLITLGGTENHVHLLLAIPARLSIESAVLPLKEASQTWLRQHFDNCKGFTWQKGFAAYSISRSQLESTMRFIQNHQQHHLHKSFREEYIEFLRYHHIPFREEKLFGN
- a CDS encoding Panacea domain-containing protein, which codes for MKTYSKTEIAKIGNAIVFFAERISDLSKTKLLKLMYLTEETFVRDYNIPMFGLEFDVWQAGPVSRDIYIDLSDEQPSLFSEFISTENRDEATYIKPKTSFSDDEFSDNEIQILDTICQKFGNMTAKTLVEYTHRKNSLWHIIAKEKDLLESFKSGQTNSSDEKIDFTRILDESGAETYKEQIYFKQLVGAINR
- a CDS encoding MFS transporter translates to MTERESTWRFSRAFWVANTVELLERAAYYGVFIVITLYLSRILGFSDVQAGFISGTFSALLYFLPTFSGAIADKIGFRSGLLLAFGLLSIGYLGLAVLPTTLQSAGLVHYGHLTEFNGLRESAAKWGILPVMALIIIGGSFIKSVISGTVSKETTEQNRARGFSIFYAMVNIGAFSGKTIVKPLREALGNEGLITLNYFSAGATLLGFIVVFFLFKSSHHEGQGKSLKEIWQALIRVVSNVRLIVLILIITGFWMVQHQLYATMPKYVLRMAGEGASPSWYANVNPLVVVLTVGLVTQLMRKKKAVTSMTVGMFIMPFSALAMASGNMIAQEPILGMHPVAFMMVVGIVFQGVAESFISPRFLEYFSLQAPRGEEGLYLGFSHLHSFISSLVGFGLSGYLLGKYCPDPLTLTDAEKLHAYDHAHYIWFVFVGIAIVSAISLVIYGKVTAAIDARQVKEI
- a CDS encoding RNA polymerase sigma-70 factor codes for the protein MIQDEDNRRLLAIREGDKQAFEALFHECYRPMVAYAFRFLGEMEPSESVVQDVFLKFWQKRKELMITSSLRSYLFRAVRNLSLNYLEHRKIMSGYASMVIERESDRHDYSDFYVEVGLREKIDAAVSALPEKRQEIFRLAREEGLKYREIAEQLNISVKTVETQMTLALKQLRTLLKDYRHLVLFFLGTGINKTKEKLPYRSISVKGKKLINCLPYRL
- a CDS encoding FecR family protein → MKSQKNISKLTPEEWAAFLNGERDAETFSGEETSEMREMREAWELSGTVFSHSAADPEKAWDQLNKQLNKSTQPAGQPTRRLFRRVMQYAATILVLVALGVTGYWLTRPEQPVTSQWVVQQTVLQPASIKEVTLPDGTVVSLNANSRIEYPESFTGKKRTVKLVGEAFFDVHHDALHPFIIETEGAQIEVLGTSFNVSAYPGKEKVEVNVRTGTVRLVSTRKKGKQAEEILPAGQRGWVNLSDGSTSSQLGVAPNYLSWVNKDIRFKNTPLSEVFSVLENTYHVKVEGANAHIDTLRYTAEFEKQNLDFIVDVIGRTLNLKVSKTNDGIVFAMKK